The Stenotrophomonas indicatrix DNA segment TGCGGCGACAGGGTCAGCAACGGGGCGAGGGCGGTGATGTCATCGGGGTGCAGGCGTACTTCCACCTCGCGGTTGCTGCCGCCGACGGCGTCTATCGCCTCGCCGACCAGCTGCCCCAGCAGCGCCGGGTCGGCCTCGTAGGCCCGGCCTACCAGCGCACCGGCGATGCGTACTGCGAGTTCGCCGAGGGCGCCGACCACCTCATTTTCCAGACGCGCCAGCGGCCGGCCGAAGTTGTCGAGGATGCCTTCGATCTGCGCGACCAAGCGGCGCACCTCGGCCTGGCCCTGGCTGAAGCCATCGGCATGGCCCTGCTCGAAACCTTCCTTCTCGGCGCTGTCCTGGATCGCCTGGATTTCCTCCAGGGTCGGCAGCTGCAGCGGCGGCTCGGGCTCATGCTCCGGGTCCGGCTCGGTGAGTTCGAACGCCTCGTCGTGGTCCAGCACCGGTTCGGGCTGGGCCAGCAGGTCCGGGGCAAGCCAGCGCACGACGTTGCTCACAACATCGCCTCCGCGCTGCCGCCGATGGTGACAGTGCCCTCATCGGCCATGCGCTTGACGATGGCCAGGATCTCGCGCTGCGCCACTTCCACGTCGGACAGGCGTACCGGGCCGCGCGCTTCCATGTCTTCCAGCAGGATCTCGGCGGCACGCTGGGACATGTTGCGGGTGATCTTGTCGCGCACCTTGATGTCGGCGCCACGCAGGGCCAGGCCCAGGCGCTCGCCGCTGACTTCGCGCAGCACCAGCTGCATCTCGCGGTCGTCCAGGTCCACCAGGTCGTCGAACACGAACATCAGGTCCTGGATGCGGCCACTCAGCGGCGCGTCGATGCGTGCGATCTCGCCCAGGATCGCCTGGTCCTGGCCGCTGTCCATGAAGTTCAGGATGTTGGCCGCGCACTGCACGCCGCCGATGTTGGACGACTTCAGGTTCTGGTTGCCGGCGAACTGGCGCTCCATGATCTCGTTGAGTTCGTTCAACG contains these protein-coding regions:
- a CDS encoding FliH/SctL family protein, with the protein product MLAQPEPVLDHDEAFELTEPDPEHEPEPPLQLPTLEEIQAIQDSAEKEGFEQGHADGFSQGQAEVRRLVAQIEGILDNFGRPLARLENEVVGALGELAVRIAGALVGRAYEADPALLGQLVGEAIDAVGGSNREVEVRLHPDDITALAPLLTLSPQQRLVPDTSLSRGDLRVHAEAVRIDGTLEARLRGALDAVIRQTGAIA